agaaaaacgGAATtataacttttaaaatttgagaaATGGCTTAAAAATGGTGTAATATGCAGGTCCTTATGCTTAATTCGAGAAATTAGAAGGTCCTGGGGTTAAATGGATAACCCATGACAATAATAACATTTTGGATATTTGATGCATTAAAAACTGTGAATTGTACATGATGAGTatatctaaaattttttttagtaaattatAAGTCATTTGGCGACGGTTTGAAAGTGCCATGTGTACTTTAACCATGCCTATAAAAAATCGTCCACTTGAAAATCTTAAAGTCAAGAAAACCGATTTTATGGACAGATACGGTGGATACATACATACATATATTTTCATACACAagttttgcaaaatattaGTATTGAATGCTTTAGCTACAAAACAACAGGTTATAATTTGAAGCTTTCAACAGTTTATAAAGGGTGACATCAGTCGGAATCATTAGGAGAAATAtcaagaattttttattaaggTACAAAAACGTATACGATTAACTAGCATATATGCGCTAATCAAGCGCAAGAGGAGATTCCATTTcgtaaaacaaaagacaAGCTGAACGAGTTTGACTGAGAGCTTCATTGAGAGATGATTTAGTAATTAAAGAATCATTAGCCTTCCACCAAATGTCATCTTGAAGTCTATAGCAAAGATAATGACCATAAGTAACACTTCCGGAATGGGTGATTAAGGATCgtaaaatataatgatgtttgttttttaggATAAGTTTGCTAGGAAATGAGATAGAAACATTATTTCTGGTTAAACCTTGGCAGGTATATGATGTTCTCTCAAGTtgaatttgcaaaatcGTAGGAGGATTTTTCCAATCAACGGTACGAATGCATGAAGTTTTGGAATGTTTTGGGGAGGATTTGAAGCAAGAGTCACATTTATAGTCAGAGATGTGCTGTTCGCGATCGGCTTCCATTAAAGAGAGCAAGGAAACGTTAGAATTTCCACTGTACTCCGGAGGTAGACAAAGCTGTATCGATGTGGCAGTAGAATAACTAATACTAATGGCAAGGCATTGACAACATTGTACCTTTTGCTCCATAGTTCCTATGAATGGCGAATCTACAGGAAAGGAGAGTACCTTCGACCATTTGTAAGTGTGAGGTTTTTGAAGTTCCAAAGTTTCCACTAGATGTTGTAGAAACTCTTGTGCATCTTGTTGAATGGAACGAAcaagttttttattagtGGCAATCTCTAATGAATTGAGGAAGGAACCGGGAGTGATTGGATTACCGGGGCCactatttaatttttgcaGAAGTTCATAAAGGGTAGCGTATAAGGTAGAGGAAGAACAACGGAGTTTTAGGATTTCCAATAATGATTCTTGACTTGCTAGGGATTGCAAAACACAATTGAGGAAACAATCGTTACCCGAAACATTGTAAAGGCCTTTGATGGAGGCGTTTTTCACCAACCTCTTGCCAGTGGAAGGAGAGGTAACGATGTAAAGGGCAGCAAACGTAGTTAAAATGGCGGCACCCTTGAAAACtgttttgtatttttttgccCTAGAAATGGACAATGGCGTTGTAGACATGATAATGAATGCATGCAATGAAGAATTagggaaaagaaattattagAGGTAACAGAGaatataatttacaaaagaaaaaaaaaatttatgcataaaaacaaattttttttggcaagGGAAATAAGAATAGAAGACGAGCGTTAAGTCACAGCATATATCCACTAGGTTGTTGTTACTAGCTTTATTGGTATAAACGATAACACGAGTCCAATGGCGGTGAGGTAAAGGACACGATAATAACGTACAATATAGGTATAGTTAGGGAGACGAGGTAATAAGAACCAAACTTTTTGAGCATAAAACAACCTTTTTAGGAAATAATCAGTGATAGGATGAGTAAAAGTTTGAAAGTTTTACAAAggcaaatttaaaaaaaaaaacagttgTCAAAAAAAGTGTCAGCAATTAGAATGTTGTCGAGTAATGCGACAAAAGACACaaatattactttttggGAGGAGGGagtcaataaataaatagataaaGTTGAAAGTGGTAGAATGATTTTACCTTTGCAATTTTAGCGATCGCAATAGATGAAATAGGCGATAAGATATGaaaggataaaaaagaaaaagaaattaaaaaacgttAGGAAGTAATTGTAGAGAAATGAAATAGcacaatttaaaaaaaaaaaaataagaaaagagaaaaaaaaagtatagcGATCCTATCAAAGAGAATAAATTACGATGGAATCaagaacaagaaaaaaggCAAGAGGCGTCTATAAGAAACAgacaaaagttttttcgaagaagaaaaaaaaagggatccaaaaaagatgggagatttttttcactTGATTATGTGTGAAGGATTTTTTGTAAGGTAAGATTAGACGATGGGGAGGCAGTGCCGATTTGTCGGTATGGATTGTTTTTTGATGGAGAAATTAAGATAAAAGTAAAGGTATTAAAGTTTTTGCAGAGAAAGCTCACTCATTCACAAGTACGACACAAAGCAAATAATTTGCAATCAGATATGTGTATAAAAGAGCAACctttagagaaaaaaagcagGTTGGAAGAGAGGGACAGGAGGGCCAAACCCTCAGCATAAATATGCGCCTGATGAGAcgaaaaaaaggttttttgCATTGGCAGCGACGTTTGTATTTGCCGGCAAGCCCAAGGGGTTGCAATGATGCGTAAAAGCGACGATTGGtggaagaaggaaaagaatGAAGTTTTATTTGTGCAGCCCTCCGCATACCAGTTAGGGAGATGCAACATGATTTGTTAGGGAGAAGAGAGGGAGGACAAGGAGGACGAGTAGGAAAGAAGGTGAAGTGGAGGAAGAATAGGGAGGAAGAAGGAGAAAGAAGGAAGAGTAAGGAGAGGGAAAGAGAAGGAAGGAGAAGGGAGAAGGAACAAAAGGAAGACGTTGAAGGTATGACAAGAGAACAAGCGGTACATTCTTTTTGTAATGTCAAtaacttttgaattttacttttgaatgATTAACCataataaattcatttgccaatgcaaaaaaaaactagcAAAGGATGGGCAGTTGATGAAGCATATATTCAACGAAGCATAGCAAAAAGTTATCTCTTTTCTCCATCCATCATCGGTGTTTGATGTCTGCCGTCAGTATGTTAGGTGTTGCCTCTGACTGTATATATGGACGGGATTGCagacaaagaaaagaaacaaaaggGCTTGTCgcattgtttacattcgAGAAAAATTTACGTCACCCAAGAACACGTTGAAGCGATATCAGACACGGCAAATGTCAGTTGTATGATTGGTTAGTTGATGTGAATGGACAGTTTATATTGCGTAAATTGCAAATCAGATGCAATTGATTCATTTCATTGgctgaataaaaaaaaagcatccGCCAATCCAATACAGTAGTGGAATTGCGGGGTCAGTAAGGAAAACCCGGGCTCCAAGCAGTCAAGTTGCTTATGAAAAGCGTAGCCTATGGTTGATGTAGTGGTTAGGAGTTCGGAGGCTCGACCGTTAATAAGAAAGGTCAAGAATCGTAAGGGTAAAAGAAGGATGAGAATAGCAAAGCTCATAGGTAGAGAAAGACTTGTGCACGCCGagtgtaaacaaagaaaggTGCGCATGCGAAGAACACATGGAGGTCTGGAAAATAAGAAGCGCATGAGTGAGGATATGTGATATGTGAGAGTTGCGTGAGCAAAGCAAAGTAGAACTCATGCCAAAGTCATGGTCTCGTCGCATGAAGGAGATCCataagaaagaaagaaagacaaatgatagaaaaaaagaaaagtaaaacagAGATAGGAAATAGGAAATaggagaaaaaagaaaagacaAAGAGAAATTGGGTTGATTAGtagaaatgaaattgttCAATCGTCGGACGTTGATTGTCAAACGTTAATTGTCGATTGTCGATTGTCGATTTCTAGTGTCGATTGTATTCTCCTTGATTGTCAATTGTAAAATTTCGTCTTATGTTTTCGTCAACTCTCGCCTATCTCTTAATTGTTAAAATCTATTCTCGTCTATCCGCAAGTACATCCCAAAGACATCAATGGAAAGATGTGgtaaaaattaatcaacaaatttttttttttgaagtccAACTTTTCATATCCTTCAAACCTACTTTACAACTCCTTTTCGCACCtcctttcctttctttCCACTCCCCTTCTATATCCCCACTTATTCCCTTCTTTATCAGCTATCTCGCTGTCTACCCTGCGATCGCCGCTACCATCGTACCGTACATTGACATTTGCTAATCTGACAACTTGGTATATTGATGAATGCGCCATTTACAAATTGATCGACTTCCTTACCTTTTCTGCTTTTCTGTCTTTGGCTTGCGTTGCCTTgctttactttatttttttgttttgcatttctaatttttgttttctttttttccattcttcatctttttgcttttcttcttttttatgttttagTAAACATCCCCTTATCTAACCTTTCTTTGCTCTTTTGCATCTTCATCCTTTAccatttctttgttttcttgtTGTTctgattttccttttcactTTACCCCCCCCTCCTTCCCCTACTTGCCCTTACCGAAAGTTATCTCATTGTGGCCGATTTTCAAGTTTCTTTGTTCTACCTCAAACCTCACGCCTTCCCCTACTAACGAATTCGTAGCTAGCTACACTTCCGCACTACTTATTTGTGTTGCACCTCCATACACCTCATAATCAAAACTGCTAATTACAGCAACTTGGCCACGTAGCGACAACGTGCAATATATTAGAAGGTTGGATCCTTTCTCCATTTTACGATTCATCCAAATTCAATTCATATTACTAATTTTGCTCAGTCAATAAAGAGTTACTGaattgcattttcttttccttttcttttcgtcTCTTCTCTTGAAGAACCGTTGCCTTCTTCCCGATCATCATATTCCAGATCTTTTCGCCTGGACTTTGCTTtgctttccttttttttttactctaCTTTCACAATTCACGTTCCCTTCCCCATTTGCATTCTCGCTGCTATCAACAATTCATCTCTGCACTTGCTCCTTTCTTCTTGGCAAGCTAGAAAAGCGTTCTTGCTTGCTGGATCCTGTGGGTGATTAACCACAATTCCAGAATTTCGATTTCAGCTTTCATATCCCCTGGTCATTAACGCGATTACTCTTACTCAGGTTGTTCGGCTGTCTACTGTGTTAAAGcaataaagaaaacacTACTTTTATCTGATTAGAAATCGaaccaaaattaaaaaatttatcttttattcATTCTACACAAGTTTGGATTgtattcttattttttttattttattttttttttaattaaaaacttcGAAATTCTATAAACAAACGTTGAATTGTCGAATttggattttattttttctttaaccaccattttttattcttacTAATATCCTCCCTTCCACCATCctcgttttcttttacattTGTTTTCCCTTCTTCCTCTTGGATTCTTATCATCTCCCGTGTCTAAAAGTTTCCATCTTACTCGTTTTTCTAACAAAGAAATCACTATTTCTCATCGCGACGAGCATTAGTCATATTTGAGTCGCGTTTccttttcctcttttttaatttattattttttttttgttttatttatttattctttttcactTTCGTCTTTGGTTCTTGTTCGCGTCTgcttttcctttctttgttCTTTCCCCTAGCCTCTTCGATTAGAGATAGATACTTCTTTCCATATCCAAACTTACTACTTCTCTGCTTTTCCCCAATGTAAATGGGAATTACCCTGAACGATTTCTTGTAAATTCCTTTGTGCTTGATgaaaatacttttcaagAATTCTCTTCTCTCGGCTTTTCTTAATTACtcgattttttcattttacaTTCACAAATCCATATTGCTGTGCATACTTATTGACATTAGGTGAACTCATCTCTTTTTTCCCCAGTCCAACTCTTCCACCTAAGTCTATTGACTTACTCGCAAGCGTTGATTGTCGATTGTGTTTCCTTCTCATCCCctctcttctttttaaacCGAACATTCTATTCTCATTTTTACCTCAATTTGGAAAGGATATACTACTAGgtaaaaattaattctaCTTTTCTCCCCCATCTTTAACCGACTACTGACCTGTACATTTTCCCGATTTCTCTTACTGTTCCTTTGGAAAATCGTTGTGTGTCTTGTTTGTACGTTGATCTTTAGAGTTTCCTTTGATTATCTTGAGCATTCTTACTTTTTATTCCCTGCTTAAAATACTAATCATCATTTTTCCCGGTTTTTTATTCACATTCCCTTCTCACTTCCATTCGTTGTACTCAAAAGGACCTGTGCTTTTTAATCATAAACATTATATATTATTCGTTTTAACTCTTCCTTCCACAATTGCATTTCcccttttctttattaattttgtttcttgCATGTTGGTCGTTTTCTCTGTGATTGGCGTATTCGattctctttttcattcttcGTTGTCGTATTTTTTACCTGCttacaattgaaaaaaaaatttttttcttgtaaattcccttatattattaaaccTCAAACGATCAAGATAAAACCTATCATTGTGTTATTGACTATTTTCCTGTTTATAACgatctttgttttttttatcattgaTTTTAGAAGACATTAGAAAATCTAACCTTTCtcaaagttttttttttgtttcggTTGCAAAGTTCTTTAAGCTATTCAAAACTTTATCATCCGAAATActtattttctattttcttATCTAATTTTCGCCATCAATTGGgactttatttaatttatctttACTAAACATTAGATGATGCGCGA
This region of Schizosaccharomyces pombe strain 972h- genome assembly, chromosome: II genomic DNA includes:
- the ubp11 gene encoding ubiquitin hydrolase Ubp11, which produces MSTTPLSISRAKKYKTVFKGAAILTTFAALYIVTSPSTGKRLVKNASIKGLYNVSGNDCFLNCVLQSLASQESLLEILKLRCSSSTLYATLYELLQKLNSGPGNPITPGSFLNSLEIATNKKLVRSIQQDAQEFLQHLVETLELQKPHTYKWSKVLSFPVDSPFIGTMEQKVQCCQCLAISISYSTATSIQLCLPPEYSGNSNVSLLSLMEADREQHISDYKCDSCFKSSPKHSKTSCIRTVDWKNPPTILQIQLERTSYTCQGLTRNNVSISFPSKLILKNKHHYILRSLITHSGSVTYGHYLCYRLQDDIWWKANDSLITKSSLNEALSQTRSACLLFYEMESPLALD